One genomic region from Prochlorococcus marinus CUG1433 encodes:
- a CDS encoding DUF721 domain-containing protein, with the protein MNKRNPHPLKNCLDNFKKSWDDLDKLSKINESWKDLIGLELFQECKPLNIEKKILTIAVNHPQWRQALIYNKHKLKERVEKIGITLKEIKIIQNYEIKNKNIKATNAKIVWANHPSRIHQNNMCICAYCKSPTPEGEIKRWGKCSFCWRKINN; encoded by the coding sequence TGAATAAAAGAAATCCACATCCATTAAAAAATTGTCTTGATAATTTCAAAAAATCATGGGATGACTTAGATAAGCTTTCTAAAATCAACGAAAGCTGGAAAGACCTAATCGGTTTGGAACTATTTCAAGAATGCAAACCATTAAATATTGAAAAAAAAATACTTACTATTGCAGTAAATCATCCACAGTGGCGCCAAGCATTAATCTATAACAAGCATAAATTGAAAGAGAGAGTCGAGAAAATTGGAATAACTTTGAAAGAAATAAAAATTATACAAAATTATGAAATTAAGAATAAAAATATTAAAGCTACTAATGCAAAGATAGTTTGGGCAAATCATCCAAGCAGAATCCATCAAAATAATATGTGCATTTGTGCTTACTGTAAATCCCCAACTCCTGAAGGAGAAATCAAAAGATGGGGAAAGTGTTCTTTTTGTTGGAGAAAAATAAATAATTAA
- the ubiE gene encoding bifunctional demethylmenaquinone methyltransferase/2-methoxy-6-polyprenyl-1,4-benzoquinol methylase UbiE, with amino-acid sequence MKFTKTIEVKNIFNKISYKYDFLNNLLSFGLHKLWKRKLVNLLEPLNGEDWADLCCGTGDLAFLIFKKVSPRGSITGIDSAEDILNIAKRKSELRKNKFIKWEINDVLEINDYSRNFDGICMSYGLRNLHNVEEGIKKVFYLLKDKGRAGFLDFNHSTKNSLSNIFQKIYLRLIVVPISRLFNLSLEYEYIEKSIRNFPKKNELIKISKDVGFKKAEYRNIFWGQMGILILTK; translated from the coding sequence ATGAAATTCACAAAAACTATCGAAGTAAAAAACATTTTTAATAAAATTTCTTATAAATATGATTTTTTAAATAATTTATTAAGTTTTGGATTGCACAAATTATGGAAGAGAAAATTAGTTAATTTACTAGAACCCTTAAATGGTGAAGATTGGGCTGATTTGTGCTGTGGAACTGGAGATTTAGCATTCTTAATTTTTAAGAAAGTAAGTCCAAGAGGCTCTATTACTGGTATTGATAGTGCAGAGGATATTTTAAATATTGCAAAGAGAAAATCAGAGCTTAGAAAAAATAAATTTATTAAGTGGGAAATTAACGATGTTTTGGAAATTAATGATTATTCGAGAAATTTTGATGGAATTTGCATGTCCTATGGCTTAAGAAACTTACATAATGTTGAAGAAGGTATAAAAAAAGTTTTTTATCTTTTGAAGGATAAAGGAAGGGCAGGATTCCTGGACTTTAATCACTCAACAAAAAATTCTTTATCCAATATTTTTCAGAAAATTTATTTGAGACTTATAGTAGTGCCCATTTCGCGTCTTTTTAATTTAAGTCTAGAGTACGAATATATTGAAAAAAGTATTAGAAATTTTCCAAAGAAAAATGAGCTTATAAAAATTTCTAAAGATGTTGGATTTAAAAAGGCTGAATATAGAAATATATTTTGGGGGCAAATGGGAATATTAATTTTAACTAAATAA
- the hisF gene encoding imidazole glycerol phosphate synthase subunit HisF: MVALRLIPCLDVANGRVVKGVNFVNLRDSGDPVELACRYSDEGADELVFLDIRASVENRNTLVDLVSRTAKSVKIPFTVGGGIDSPSSINDLLRAGADKVSLNSSAVKNPNLISKSSKEFGNQCIVIAIDARRRINKDDQWDVYIKGGRENTGIDVLSWAKKVEELGAGEILLTSMDGDGTQNGYDLDLTKSVANIVNIPVIASGGAGSLEHIYDVFKEGRASAALLASLLHDKKLTLQEIKTFLLEKKLPIRPYE; the protein is encoded by the coding sequence ATGGTTGCTCTTCGTTTAATTCCTTGTTTAGATGTCGCCAATGGACGGGTGGTTAAAGGTGTAAATTTTGTTAACTTGAGAGACTCAGGTGATCCTGTTGAATTAGCTTGTAGGTATTCTGATGAAGGTGCAGATGAATTAGTATTTTTAGATATTAGAGCAAGTGTTGAGAATAGAAATACTTTAGTTGACCTTGTTTCTAGAACAGCAAAATCAGTAAAAATCCCTTTTACAGTAGGTGGAGGTATAGATTCTCCTTCTTCTATAAATGATCTCTTAAGAGCAGGAGCCGATAAGGTGAGCTTGAATTCTTCTGCCGTTAAAAATCCTAATTTAATTTCTAAAAGTTCTAAAGAATTTGGTAATCAATGCATAGTGATAGCAATTGATGCCAGAAGGAGGATTAATAAGGATGATCAATGGGATGTATATATAAAAGGAGGGAGAGAGAATACCGGAATAGATGTTCTGAGTTGGGCAAAGAAAGTTGAGGAATTAGGTGCAGGTGAAATATTACTGACTTCAATGGATGGTGATGGTACGCAGAATGGATATGATTTGGATTTGACAAAATCTGTTGCAAATATTGTTAATATCCCAGTAATTGCATCTGGAGGAGCAGGCTCTTTAGAACATATTTATGATGTTTTCAAAGAAGGCAGGGCATCAGCAGCACTTTTGGCATCATTACTCCATGATAAGAAACTTACCTTACAAGAAATAAAAACTTTTCTACTTGAAAAAAAACTTCCAATTAGACCATATGAATAA
- a CDS encoding DUF2862 domain-containing protein has protein sequence MAETKLLPKIGSKIKININKVKDRLPEKLIDQISSNPKAVITGYKMTDGRSIGITAKFQNGEQNWFFPEEIEKG, from the coding sequence ATGGCTGAAACAAAATTATTACCCAAAATCGGCAGTAAAATTAAAATTAACATTAATAAAGTAAAAGATAGACTACCAGAAAAATTAATTGATCAAATATCTTCTAATCCTAAAGCAGTAATAACAGGCTATAAAATGACAGATGGCAGAAGCATTGGTATTACTGCAAAATTTCAGAATGGAGAGCAAAACTGGTTTTTCCCAGAAGAAATTGAGAAAGGGTAA
- the chlG gene encoding chlorophyll synthase ChlG, protein MNDPKQLLGIKGASETSSIWKLRIQLMKPITWIPLIWGVICGAAASGKFEWTFSNVLASLACMLMSGPLLAGYTQTINDFFDKEIDAINEPNRPIPSGKISIKDVKIQIWVLLIAGLIVAFLLDLYAKHNFPSVLLLALGGSFVSYIYSAPPLKLKQNGWLGNYALGASYIALPWWAGQALFGKLTIVTALLTLAYSLSGLGIAVINDFKSVEGDSKLGLNSLPVVFGIKNASRISAGLIDIFQLAMVVVLVIIGQHLASIILVLLVIPQITFQDMWLLRDPLKFDVKYQASAQPFLITGMLVTALAIGHSFLVA, encoded by the coding sequence GTGAATGATCCAAAACAACTATTAGGAATTAAAGGCGCTTCTGAAACTTCAAGTATATGGAAACTTCGTATACAGCTAATGAAGCCAATTACATGGATCCCTTTGATATGGGGTGTTATTTGTGGAGCTGCTGCTAGTGGGAAATTTGAATGGACATTTAGTAATGTTTTAGCTTCACTAGCATGCATGTTGATGAGTGGGCCACTTCTAGCGGGTTATACACAAACCATAAATGATTTTTTTGATAAAGAAATTGACGCAATTAACGAGCCAAATAGACCAATTCCTTCTGGAAAAATTTCAATCAAAGATGTGAAAATTCAAATTTGGGTATTACTCATTGCAGGTCTTATAGTTGCTTTTCTATTAGATTTATATGCTAAACATAACTTTCCCTCAGTCTTACTTTTAGCATTAGGAGGATCTTTTGTTAGTTATATATATTCTGCACCACCTCTTAAATTAAAACAAAATGGTTGGCTTGGTAATTATGCATTAGGCGCATCATACATAGCTTTACCTTGGTGGGCAGGACAAGCCTTGTTTGGGAAATTAACTATTGTGACAGCATTGCTTACACTTGCTTATAGCCTCTCTGGGCTGGGTATTGCTGTTATTAACGATTTCAAAAGCGTTGAAGGAGACTCAAAGCTAGGTTTGAATTCTTTACCGGTAGTATTTGGAATTAAAAATGCAAGTAGAATAAGTGCTGGACTAATTGACATTTTTCAATTAGCAATGGTTGTAGTATTAGTCATTATTGGTCAACATTTAGCCTCTATAATTTTGGTTTTATTGGTAATTCCACAAATTACATTTCAAGATATGTGGTTACTAAGAGATCCTCTAAAGTTTGATGTCAAATATCAAGCAAGTGCACAACCGTTCCTGATAACTGGAATGTTAGTTACAGCTTTAGCGATAGGGCATAGTTTTTTAGTTGCCTAA
- a CDS encoding transglycosylase domain-containing protein gives MQKIKSKSFVLIIPILIFSGISLYIYNLIFTTLKFEISKNERYRSTKYSYVISSADNKVLSKLSRKFEIDNSRHKIPFFLKYSFITSEDKRFYKHNGIDFRSISRALFQNIRSGYVKEGGSTITQQLARLIFLNNDLSFQRKIKEIFISLILEFRYDKNQILKLYLNNIYLGSGAYGVNEASQVYFGKLVEELTLSESALLAGLAPAPSIYSPYQNIELAIKNRNKVLESMYIDGYISLENKNKAIKEKLNLNHQTANNSLDDKLLINFILEETDKVIESNNDYKFLRIKSSINKNWQEKAQKISRYVGPEELEFALLSIESNTGLIRTMVTSRNPLVNEYNRVILSVRPLGSTFKIIPYAAALIEGIKLTDNFEDLPRCWDSYCPKNFSEKYRGSVSLIESFKSSSNIVPISITNKIGSKNIINLANSFGLGYKQKFKEFPSLAIGSYGDNLLNITNAYSAINNSGKIQIPSIIEKIESFNNNTIWKNKFISKKILDLKVNKKVKKLLEKSVKEGTSKAAFIKGKKIYGKTGTSDGNRDLWFIGSIDKLTTGIWIGYDNNAETELSSGNAAYLWKKFISEIYKIPIKK, from the coding sequence GTGCAAAAGATTAAATCCAAATCTTTTGTATTAATAATTCCAATATTGATTTTTTCTGGAATATCTCTTTATATTTATAATCTGATATTTACGACATTAAAATTCGAAATATCTAAAAACGAACGATACCGCTCAACCAAATATTCTTATGTAATATCATCTGCTGACAATAAGGTACTAAGCAAATTAAGCCGTAAATTTGAAATAGATAATAGTAGACATAAAATTCCATTTTTTCTTAAATATTCTTTTATAACTTCTGAGGATAAAAGATTTTATAAACATAATGGAATTGACTTCAGAAGTATTTCACGTGCCCTTTTTCAAAATATTAGAAGTGGTTATGTTAAGGAGGGTGGAAGCACGATTACTCAACAACTTGCCAGATTGATTTTTCTAAATAATGATTTAAGTTTTCAAAGAAAAATAAAAGAAATATTTATATCACTCATACTTGAATTCAGATATGACAAAAATCAAATTTTAAAATTATATTTAAACAATATTTATTTGGGATCAGGAGCATACGGGGTTAACGAGGCTTCTCAAGTTTATTTTGGAAAACTTGTAGAAGAATTGACTTTATCAGAATCCGCATTACTTGCAGGATTAGCTCCAGCTCCGTCAATTTATTCACCTTATCAAAATATAGAACTAGCTATTAAAAATAGAAATAAAGTTCTTGAATCAATGTATATTGATGGATATATTTCTCTTGAGAATAAAAATAAGGCTATTAAAGAGAAATTAAACTTAAATCATCAAACAGCTAATAATTCTTTAGATGATAAATTACTAATAAATTTTATCCTTGAGGAAACCGATAAAGTAATTGAAAGTAATAATGATTATAAGTTTTTAAGGATTAAATCTTCCATCAACAAAAATTGGCAAGAAAAAGCCCAAAAAATTTCAAGATATGTTGGACCTGAAGAACTTGAATTTGCCCTGTTATCTATTGAATCAAACACAGGACTAATCAGGACTATGGTAACCAGCAGAAATCCATTAGTTAATGAATACAATAGAGTGATTTTATCTGTAAGGCCTTTAGGTTCAACTTTTAAAATTATTCCCTATGCTGCTGCATTAATAGAAGGAATAAAATTAACTGATAATTTTGAAGACTTACCAAGATGCTGGGATAGTTATTGTCCAAAAAATTTTTCAGAAAAATACAGAGGTTCAGTATCTTTGATTGAATCATTTAAAAGTTCATCCAATATCGTACCAATATCAATAACAAACAAAATCGGCTCTAAAAATATTATTAATTTAGCGAATTCATTTGGTTTGGGTTATAAGCAAAAGTTTAAGGAATTCCCATCATTAGCTATTGGTTCCTACGGAGACAATCTTTTAAACATTACAAATGCGTATTCTGCAATCAATAATAGTGGGAAGATTCAAATCCCCAGCATCATAGAAAAAATAGAATCATTTAATAATAATACAATTTGGAAAAACAAATTTATTTCTAAGAAAATATTAGATTTAAAAGTAAACAAAAAAGTAAAAAAACTTCTTGAAAAATCTGTAAAAGAAGGAACATCTAAAGCAGCTTTTATAAAAGGAAAGAAAATTTATGGGAAAACAGGAACATCAGATGGGAATAGAGATCTCTGGTTTATTGGTTCAATTGATAAGCTTACAACAGGTATCTGGATAGGTTACGACAATAACGCAGAGACAGAATTATCTAGTGGAAATGCAGCTTATTTATGGAAAAAATTTATATCTGAAATTTATAAAATCCCAATTAAAAAATAA
- a CDS encoding 16S rRNA (cytosine(967)-C(5))-methyltransferase, giving the protein MSIGFLQRKAAWEILLKVSYGNFSNHALEKVLRNYQFTPLDIAFITELSFGCIRYRKFLDLWTDHTSKISHKKQPPKLRWLLHIGLYQILKMDKVPLAAAISTTVEVAKKTDLNGLAGTVNAILRNASKKLEQEIFPEISSDRKERISYLESLPLWLVNDLYKWVGNIEGENIIKSFNKKPSIDLRINQLKTDLDEFLKILRGNKIDAEIIEDLNNGITLKSNPRTIQNLPGYRDGLWTIQDRSSQWIAPLLKPKEGEKILDACAAPGSKSTHLAELANDSAEILAVDRSAKRLKILQSNLERLNLKSVKTLKADASNLIKLNPKFISYFDKILVDAPCSGIGTLSRNPDSRWSLSKEKIKSLTLLQEKLLESIFPLLKKDGTLVYSTCTICPDENNILIERFIEKNKALKLVSQKQILPSLDYPGDGFYAAIISYKS; this is encoded by the coding sequence TTGAGCATAGGATTTTTACAAAGAAAAGCAGCTTGGGAAATTTTATTAAAAGTTAGTTATGGTAATTTTTCTAATCATGCTCTTGAGAAGGTTTTAAGAAATTATCAATTTACTCCTCTCGATATAGCTTTTATTACTGAATTATCTTTTGGATGTATAAGGTATAGAAAATTTCTCGATCTTTGGACAGATCATACCTCAAAAATTTCTCATAAAAAGCAGCCTCCAAAATTAAGATGGCTTTTACATATAGGTTTATATCAAATATTGAAAATGGATAAAGTTCCATTAGCTGCCGCTATCTCTACTACTGTAGAAGTAGCTAAAAAAACAGATTTAAATGGTTTAGCAGGAACTGTAAATGCGATATTGAGAAATGCATCAAAAAAATTAGAACAAGAAATTTTTCCAGAAATATCTTCTGATAGAAAAGAAAGAATTTCATATCTTGAATCTTTGCCATTATGGCTTGTGAATGATCTTTATAAATGGGTAGGTAATATCGAGGGTGAAAATATCATTAAGTCATTTAATAAAAAACCTTCAATTGATTTAAGAATAAACCAATTGAAAACTGATTTAGATGAATTTTTGAAAATACTGCGTGGAAATAAAATTGATGCAGAGATTATTGAGGATTTAAATAATGGTATTACTTTAAAATCTAATCCAAGAACTATTCAAAACTTACCAGGATATAGAGATGGACTTTGGACAATTCAAGATAGATCTTCGCAGTGGATAGCACCTCTTTTAAAACCAAAAGAAGGTGAAAAGATTTTAGATGCATGTGCAGCGCCGGGAAGTAAGTCTACCCACCTAGCAGAATTGGCAAATGATAGTGCTGAAATCTTGGCTGTAGATAGATCAGCAAAAAGATTGAAAATACTTCAATCAAATTTAGAGAGACTAAATTTAAAATCTGTAAAAACCCTTAAGGCTGATGCATCGAACTTGATTAAATTGAATCCTAAGTTTATATCTTATTTTGATAAAATTCTCGTGGATGCTCCTTGTTCTGGTATTGGAACTCTGTCAAGGAATCCAGATTCTAGATGGTCTTTAAGTAAAGAAAAAATTAAATCCTTAACTTTATTACAGGAAAAACTTTTAGAGAGTATTTTCCCTCTTTTAAAAAAAGATGGAACTTTAGTTTATTCAACTTGTACAATCTGTCCTGATGAAAATAATATATTAATTGAACGATTTATTGAAAAAAATAAAGCTTTAAAATTGGTTAGCCAAAAACAAATCTTACCTAGCTTAGATTATCCTGGTGATGGATTTTACGCTGCAATAATTTCTTATAAATCTTAA
- a CDS encoding cryptochrome/photolyase family protein — MKQVSIIFPNQLFRESPILKIKCEILILEDSLFFGNDKFYKLTNHKNKLIFHRASMLAYKQYLEKSGFKVLYKENKNNISTVDYLAEFIKDKYQKINLIDPHDFLIMKRINDFVVRNNLALNVLPSPMFISSEEVKEVFASNTKKPLMGRFYENQRKSQKILVNSDDTPEGGKWSFDEMNRKKLPKKITIPYTTKLTKNKFVVNAEKSLANFDIQFIGESNHFIYPTNFHEADLWLNDFFKHRFALFGDYEDAISRENSFLWHSLLSPLLNSGLLTPDEVVNKALIYSKNNNVPINSLEGFIRQIIGWREFICLVYKKYGTKMRNSNFWNFEDKPIPESFYKGNTGIEPVDVVIKNIIKYGYCHHIERLMIIGNFMLLCRIHPNQVYKWFMEMFIDSYDWVMVPNVYGMSQFSDGGIFSTKPYISSSNYVKKMSNFKNGPWCSIWDGLFWKFIKDNESFFRKQYRLAMLTRNLDKMSEEKLNNHLEIADNFLSEMQ, encoded by the coding sequence ATGAAACAAGTATCAATTATTTTCCCGAACCAACTTTTTAGAGAAAGTCCTATTTTAAAAATAAAATGTGAAATTTTAATTTTGGAAGATTCATTATTTTTTGGGAATGATAAATTTTATAAATTAACTAACCATAAAAACAAGTTGATTTTTCATAGAGCATCTATGCTCGCTTATAAACAATATTTAGAAAAATCTGGCTTTAAAGTTCTATACAAAGAAAACAAGAATAATATTTCTACAGTTGACTACTTAGCAGAATTTATTAAAGATAAATATCAGAAAATAAATCTTATAGACCCTCATGATTTCTTGATAATGAAGAGGATCAATGATTTTGTTGTAAGAAATAATTTAGCCTTAAATGTTCTGCCCTCTCCTATGTTTATTAGTAGTGAAGAGGTAAAGGAGGTATTTGCATCGAATACAAAAAAACCTCTTATGGGCAGATTCTATGAGAATCAAAGAAAGAGCCAAAAGATATTAGTTAATTCTGATGATACCCCTGAAGGAGGTAAGTGGAGTTTTGATGAAATGAATAGAAAAAAATTACCAAAAAAAATTACCATACCCTACACAACTAAATTAACAAAAAATAAATTTGTAGTTAATGCCGAAAAGTCATTAGCTAATTTTGATATTCAGTTTATTGGAGAAAGTAATCACTTTATATATCCAACTAATTTTCATGAGGCAGATCTATGGTTAAATGATTTTTTTAAACATAGATTTGCCCTATTCGGAGATTATGAGGATGCTATTTCTAGAGAAAATTCTTTTTTATGGCATAGTTTACTTTCTCCTCTTTTAAATAGCGGTTTATTAACTCCTGATGAAGTAGTAAATAAAGCATTAATTTATTCCAAAAATAATAATGTTCCCATTAACTCTTTAGAGGGTTTTATTCGTCAAATTATTGGATGGAGAGAATTTATCTGCCTTGTCTATAAGAAGTATGGAACAAAGATGCGAAACAGTAATTTTTGGAATTTTGAAGATAAGCCGATTCCAGAATCCTTTTATAAAGGAAATACAGGAATTGAACCAGTAGACGTTGTTATAAAAAATATTATCAAATATGGTTATTGTCACCATATTGAAAGGCTAATGATTATTGGTAACTTTATGCTTTTATGTAGAATTCACCCCAATCAGGTTTATAAATGGTTTATGGAAATGTTTATTGATTCTTATGATTGGGTAATGGTTCCTAATGTTTATGGAATGAGTCAGTTTAGCGATGGAGGTATTTTCTCAACTAAACCATATATATCAAGCTCTAATTATGTAAAAAAAATGTCAAATTTTAAAAATGGACCTTGGTGTTCAATTTGGGATGGTTTATTTTGGAAATTTATTAAAGACAATGAAAGCTTTTTTAGAAAGCAATATAGACTGGCGATGTTAACGAGAAATCTCGATAAGATGTCAGAGGAAAAATTAAATAATCACTTAGAAATTGCCGATAATTTTTTAAGTGAAATGCAATAA
- a CDS encoding DUF2256 domain-containing protein, protein MKNLSTKTCPVCNRPFEWRKKWKNCWDDVIYCSKRCSNRKSQR, encoded by the coding sequence TTGAAAAATCTTTCTACAAAAACTTGTCCTGTTTGTAATAGGCCATTCGAGTGGCGCAAGAAATGGAAAAACTGTTGGGATGATGTTATCTACTGTTCAAAAAGATGTAGTAACAGAAAGTCGCAAAGATGA
- a CDS encoding TIGR03643 family protein — translation MENIDIDRIIEMCWEDRTPFEAIEYQFGLKEEDAIKIMRQNLKPKSFKVWRKRVSGRSTKHMALKDSTRFKSTHKRKL, via the coding sequence ATGGAAAATATCGATATTGACAGAATAATAGAGATGTGTTGGGAAGATAGAACACCCTTTGAAGCTATTGAGTATCAATTTGGTTTAAAAGAGGAAGATGCGATAAAAATTATGCGTCAAAATCTTAAACCTAAATCATTCAAAGTTTGGAGAAAGCGGGTTTCGGGAAGAAGTACTAAACATATGGCGTTAAAAGATTCAACTAGGTTCAAATCTACTCATAAGAGGAAATTATAA
- a CDS encoding DUF393 domain-containing protein — MKNKLTFLFDGGCPLCLRETNFLKKRDTLNKISFVDINSKDFDQKLFYDISYSKAMSNLHGIMENGDIIRGLDVLAYSYELVGLGWVYYPLKIKLLSPILRLVYRYWAKYRLQITGRSNIEKLCNSKCEQ, encoded by the coding sequence ATGAAAAATAAATTAACTTTTTTATTCGATGGTGGTTGTCCACTTTGCTTAAGAGAAACAAATTTTCTAAAAAAAAGAGACACCTTGAATAAAATTTCATTTGTAGATATTAACAGTAAAGATTTTGATCAAAAACTTTTTTATGACATCTCGTATTCAAAAGCCATGTCAAACCTGCATGGAATTATGGAAAATGGTGACATCATAAGAGGACTAGACGTACTCGCATATTCTTATGAATTAGTTGGTTTAGGTTGGGTTTATTATCCTTTGAAAATTAAACTTTTGTCGCCAATATTAAGGCTGGTTTATAGATATTGGGCAAAATATAGACTTCAAATTACCGGTCGATCTAATATTGAAAAACTTTGTAACTCTAAATGTGAGCAATAA
- the trmH gene encoding tRNA (guanosine(18)-2'-O)-methyltransferase TrmH, whose translation MSILPRRFARIKSVLDCRIKNLTVLVEDVNKPHNLSAILRTCDAAGVFEANFINKMNAVKTFNSTAQGSQKWVKLKNHENTITAISDLKNKGFKLYGTTLNSESEDYRNFDYSQNTCFVLGAEKWGLSKELISMVDQSIFIPMRGMVQSLNVSVAASILLFEAIRQRKNKGILPTNGEGLNIDEYQKTLFEWCYPELAMIYKKSGRKYPKLNDQGELDPSRNN comes from the coding sequence ATGTCAATTTTGCCAAGAAGATTTGCGCGAATCAAAAGTGTTTTAGATTGCAGAATAAAGAACTTAACTGTTTTAGTTGAGGATGTCAATAAGCCACATAATCTATCAGCAATATTAAGAACCTGTGATGCGGCTGGAGTTTTCGAAGCAAATTTTATTAACAAAATGAATGCAGTTAAGACTTTTAACAGTACTGCTCAAGGGAGTCAAAAATGGGTGAAACTAAAAAATCATGAAAATACGATAACAGCTATATCTGATTTAAAGAATAAGGGTTTTAAATTATATGGAACAACTCTCAATAGTGAATCAGAAGATTACAGAAATTTTGATTATTCTCAAAATACATGTTTTGTTTTAGGAGCAGAAAAATGGGGATTAAGTAAAGAACTCATATCGATGGTTGATCAATCAATTTTCATACCTATGAGAGGTATGGTTCAATCCCTGAATGTTTCAGTTGCTGCTTCCATATTATTATTTGAAGCTATTCGTCAGAGAAAAAATAAAGGTATATTGCCAACTAATGGAGAAGGTTTGAATATAGATGAATATCAAAAGACGCTTTTTGAATGGTGTTACCCAGAATTAGCTATGATTTATAAAAAATCAGGTAGAAAATATCCAAAGTTGAATGATCAAGGAGAACTTGATCCTTCTAGAAATAACTAA
- a CDS encoding ABC transporter permease gives MKFLEVNNFFGYSFSMLSNDIFAPPSLSHFCGTDRLGRDVCLRTLQGSSLAIEVVFLAILFSLSLGLPLGLLSGYFGGFFDKCLSLIMDTIFSIPVILLSVVVAFVLGKGIFNAALALCIVYSPQYFRLIRNQTMLVKSETYVEAAKVSGADVKTIIFKYILPNVITPLPILLTLNAADAVLVLGSLGFLGLGVPADVPEWGSDLNLALAALPTGIWWTALFPGLAMFFLVLGLSFIGEDLEEIFDNQKFE, from the coding sequence ATGAAATTTTTAGAGGTCAATAATTTTTTTGGTTATTCATTTTCAATGTTGAGCAATGATATCTTTGCCCCTCCTTCACTTAGTCATTTCTGTGGCACAGATAGATTAGGAAGAGATGTTTGCTTAAGAACTTTGCAAGGATCATCCTTAGCTATAGAAGTTGTATTTTTAGCAATTCTTTTTTCGTTAAGTTTGGGTTTGCCATTGGGATTATTAAGTGGATATTTTGGTGGTTTTTTTGATAAATGCCTATCACTAATAATGGATACTATTTTTTCAATACCTGTAATTTTGCTTTCAGTAGTTGTAGCTTTTGTATTAGGCAAGGGTATTTTTAATGCGGCTTTGGCATTATGTATTGTTTACTCGCCTCAATATTTTAGATTAATTAGAAATCAGACAATGTTGGTTAAATCCGAAACTTATGTTGAAGCAGCTAAAGTTTCAGGAGCTGATGTTAAAACAATTATTTTTAAATATATTCTTCCAAATGTAATAACTCCTTTGCCTATTCTTCTTACCCTAAATGCTGCGGATGCTGTTTTGGTACTAGGTAGTTTAGGATTTTTAGGTCTTGGTGTTCCTGCAGATGTCCCAGAGTGGGGAAGTGATTTAAATCTTGCACTTGCAGCTTTACCTACTGGTATATGGTGGACGGCTTTATTCCCAGGTTTGGCAATGTTTTTTTTAGTTTTAGGTCTTTCTTTTATAGGGGAGGATCTCGAAGAAATTTTTGATAATCAAAAGTTTGAATAA